DNA from Bacteroidota bacterium:
GAATGGAAAGTAGCGCCGGCAGCAAACAGCGGCATTAAATACAATGTGGTCGAAGAAATGTCTGACGGCAACCCGCTGGGATTTGAGTACCAGGTTTTGGAAGATGAAGGGCACCCGGATGCTAAAATGGGCAACGGCACCAACCGGACAGCCTCTGCCCTGTACGACCTTATCAGTCCCACAAACAAAGCTGTAAATCCGATTGGCGAATGGAACCATGGACGCATCATTTTTGACGGTATGCATGGTGAACACTGGTTAAACGGACAGATGGTACTCGAATACGACCTCGGTACGCCGCGCATGGACTCGCTGCTCGCGGCAAGCAAGTATGCCCCCATCGAAAACTTTGGCGCCAAGAGAACAGGACACATTGTCCTGCAGGATCATAGCGATGACGTGTGGTACAGAAACCTCAAAGTTCGCAGACTTTAGTGCACGCTGTACGCAGTAGCAATCTCTTTTCCACACCACTTTCCAGACACAAGCACATGGAAGCGCGTAACTCAAACCGTCGGCAATTTCTGAAAACTGGATTTGTAGCAACTGCTGCGCTGGGTGTCGGTGTGCAAGCGCCGGCAATAATACCAGCACCTCAATCCGTTAGCGGTGCACAAAAAAGTGCCATCAAACTTGGCGTAGCCAGCTATTCCTTGCGCAAATTCAATCGCAAAGAAGCCATTGAAATGAGCCTTGCACTGGACGCGAAGTACATCAACATCAAATCCGTTCACCTGCGTCATAAAGATTCTCCGGCAGCGCTGAAGGCCGGCAGAAAAGAAATTGAAGCAGCTGGGCTGACCATCGTTGGTGGAGGCACCATTACCATGCACAAAGATACAGATAAAGACGTGCGGGCAAATTTTGAATACGCCCGCCTGTGTGGGATGCCCCTGATGGTGGTTGCGCCCAAGCCCGAAGTGTTGCCCCGTATCGAAAAGTTTGTCAAGGAATATGACATCATGGTCGCCGTGCACAACCATGGCCCCGAAGATAAATACTTCCCGGCCCCTCGCGATGTGCTTGCTATCATAAAGGACATGGACCCGCGCGTAGGATGTTGTGTTGATGTTGGCCACACAGCCAGGACGGGTGTAGACGTAGTTGAAGCTATCGCAGATGCGGGAGATCGGGTGCTGGATATGCACATGAAAGACCTGTCCGATATGATGGATCGCGATTCACAGGTTGCTATCGGCGCAGGTAAAATGCCCGTTGCTGCAATTTTCAAGCAGCTGGCAGCGATGAATTACCAAGGCTATGTGAACCTGGAATACGAAATTTTTGCTGATGATCCGCTCCCAGGTATGCAGCAATCTTTTGCCTATATGCGCGGCGTACGCGATGGCCTTGGCTTGTAAACAGCCGGCCCTACCCTTTCCACCCAAGACCAAACAATACCATGGCTAACTCAACTTCACGCCGGGAATTCCTGCGCATCGCAGCAGCCTCTTCCGTGGCAACTGGCGTAGCACCAAACATCCTGACCTCAAAAACACACCTGCTCTCTCGTGCGCACCAACAGAAGCAATATGCGGCGAACGACATGATTCGCCTTGCAACCATTGGCTTCGGTGGTATGGGGCATGGAGATACACGCACAGCGCTCCAGGTAGGCGGTGTTGAGTTTGTCGCAGCGGCCGATTGTTATGATGGCCGACTCAAACACGCCAAAGAGGTTTATGGAGACCAGCTGTTTACAACGCGTGACTACCGCGAAATTCTTGCACGACCCGATATCGATGCGGTAATCATCGCAACTCCGGACCACTGGCATTCGCGGATCACCATCGAAGCACTAAAAGCTGGAAAAGCAGTGTACTGCGAAAAGCCGATGGTGCAAAAGATTGAGGAAGGAGCCGGCATTCTACAGGCAGAAAAAGAAACGGGTAACCTGCTCATCGTTGGTAGTCAACGCGTAAGCTCACTGCTCTATGAAAAAGCGCGCGACCTTTACCGTTCCGGCGCCATTGGTGAATTGAATATGGTTGAAGCGGTACTCAATCGTAACTCGGCACTCGGTGCATGGCAATACACCATCCCGCCAGATGCTTCACCTGAGACCTGCGACTGGGACACCTTCGTCGGTCACGCCCAGCAACGTCCCTTTGATGCAACCCGTTTTTTCCGGTGGCGCAATTACCAGGATTACGGTACCGGCATACCGGGTGACCTGTTTGTTCACTTGTTCTCAGGCATTCACCTGGTGCTCGACTCCAATGGCCCCGAGCGTGTTATGTCTACGGGCGGACTGCGCTATTGGGTAGACGGACGGGATGTCCCAGACATTATGCTGGGCATGTATGATTATCCAAAAACAGACACGCACCCTGCGTTCAACATGTCGCTGCAGGTAAACTTTGCAGATGGAGCTGGCGGGGGTACACAATTCCGATTTATTGGTAGTGAAGGTGTTATTACCATTAACTCGAACAACGTGATGCTGACAAAGCTCGCCCCACGTAGCGAACCCGGTTATTCGGTTGGTACCTTCGAGGAGTCCATCCAGAAACAGGCCATCGAAAAATACCGGCAGCAGTATCCAGAGCCAGTTCGTCCTTCGTTGCGCGGGTATACAGAAGAAGTGTACCGTGCGCCCGGTGGCTACAACGACCGGTATGATCACTTCAACAACTTCTTTACGGCAATGCGAGAAAAAGGGACCGTTGTTGAAGATGGTGCTTTCGGCTTGCGTGCTGCAGCGCCGGCACTCCTCACGAACATGAGCTACGAATCGCGGCAAATAGTTATGTGGGACCCGGACGCCATGGAGCTCAAAACCCGGATCTAACGCCAACCCGTAACCCGTTTTTTTAAATGAAGCCTATGCATTCCAAGGCAGGCAGAGCGACCAACGAGAAAAATGCTGCAATACAAGGTGAAACCCGGCGCACTTTTGTAAAAAAAATGGCGGCTGGCTCCGCAGCCTTTGCGGCTGGCGTGCCAGTTGCCGCTGCACCGCTGCAAACGGCAAAAAGCTACAGCAGAATTGCTGGTGCCAACAACCGTGTACAGGTGGGTTTTCTCGGTACAGGGCGCATGTCTCGTAACCACCTGCGTAACTTACTAAGCGACCATCCCGGCCGTGCTGATGTGGTTGCGTTTTGCGATGTATATCAAAAGAACCTGGATTTTGCCAAACAACAGGTACCGGACGCAGCTACGTTTCATAAACATGAAGACTTGCTGGCCCTTCCCGGTGTCGACGCCGTTGTTGTAGGCTCACCAGATCATTGGCACGCGCTCCATGCCATCCATGCCTGCGAAGCGGGGAAAGACGTGTATGTGGAAAAGCCAATTTCGATTAGCGTTGGAGAAGGTCGAAAAATGGTAGCGGCTACCAAAGCGCACAACCGTATTGTGCAGGTCGGCACCCAACAGCGATCAAATGAAGTGTTCATTGCCGCAAAAGATCTGATCCAGGGAGGCAAAATTGGCGATGTGACATTTGTTCGCACCTGGAATTATGGCAACAATTATCCCAATGGCATTGGCAACCCTGCAGATGCTGCACCTTTTGAAGGCCTAGACTGGGATCGCTGGTTGGGCCCCGCGCCGCTTGTGCCGTTTAATGAAAACCGTTTTGGCGCTATCCAGGACGAAGCATACACCTACAAACGGTTTTCTTCTTTCCGATGGTTTTGGGATTACGCCGGCGGCATGATGACCGACTGGGGCGTCCATTTACTCGACATCGTGTTGTGGGTAATGCGGCAGCAATACCCCAACACGGTAACAGCTTCCGGAGGCAAATACCTGCTTGAAGACAACCGGGAAACACCAGACACACTGCAGGCCACCTTTCAGTTCGACAAATTCACCTGTACCTACGAAAACAGAACAACCAACGGACGTCGACTGGAAGACATGGGTTATGGCATTGCCTTTCATGGCAGCAAAGGCACCCTGGTAGTAAACCGAAGCGAATTGTTTGTCTACCCGGAAGGTGACGGCAGGCCAACACGCAGACAAAACAGAACAGGCGGCTCCCACAGCCGGCATATCGGCAACTTCCTTGAGTGCGTTGTTTCCCGTGCCACGCCAACTTGCGACATAGAAACAGGCCACCGTTCAACAAGTATCGCAATCCTCGGCAACCTGGCCTATCGTACCGGACAACAGGTCAATTGGGATGGCGAACAAGAACGCATCTCTGGTAATGATGTAGCAGATCGCATGCTGCAGCCTGCTTACAGAGAACCCTGGTCAATTTAAATCCCGGCCTTCCCATTTATCCTATGCGCTACTGCACGCTGTGTTTGTTGATTTTGTGCCTCACATTTTCGTGTGTAGAAGCTTCAATATCAATGCAAGACGAACGCAGTGACAGGCCGGACGCCATACAAATTGTGCATCGGGCAGAGAAAAAACGGGTTGACGTATACATCGATGGCGCCCACTTTACATCCTACCTGTTTTCCGAAGCCGGCAGTGATCTCAAAAAACCAATCCTCTACCCGCTCAACACTGCCAACGGCAACAACGTAGCACGAGGATGGCCCTTTGAGCGCAAGGCGGGTGAACGCGTGGATCACCCGCATCACGCCGGCCACTGGTTTAACTATGGCGACGTAAACGGCTTTGATTTCTGGAATCATTCAACCAACACTCCAGGTGATCGCCTCGACAAAATGGGCAGCATTGTGCACCAGTCGGTGGACGCTATCAAAAATGGTAATGATGTCGGCACCCTCACTGTAACCGCACACTGGCTCGGCCCTGACGGCGCTGCACTTCTGCATGAACAGACCACATTTGTGTTTACAAAAGCTGCTGACCGTCGGATAATGGATCGCACCACTACACTTACAGCACTGGATGAGCCGGTTGTGTTCTCCGACAACAAAGAAGGTATGGTTGCCGTGCGCGTAACCCGTGCGCTTGAGCACCCTTCTAATGAGGCGCTTTTGCTTACCGATGAAGATGGACAACCACGCGCCGAAAAAGTGCGCGACAACACAGGCGTTTCGGGCGAATACCTGAACGAGGCCGGCGTACGCGGCACAGCTATTTGGGGCGAGCGATCTCCCTGGGCACTGCTTTCAGGTAAACTAGATGATGAACACGTAACTATCACAATCATTGATCACCCTCAAAACCCAGGCTATCCC
Protein-coding regions in this window:
- a CDS encoding DUF1080 domain-containing protein, which codes for MLTLFAGCQPSAEEADVAMNADAVTSPNTLTTAEEDAGWILLFDGASLENWRGYRKDHVPEAHWAIEDGTIHKIATGKVPVMDDGQPIDGGDIITLEKFENFEFSFEWKVAPAANSGIKYNVVEEMSDGNPLGFEYQVLEDEGHPDAKMGNGTNRTASALYDLISPTNKAVNPIGEWNHGRIIFDGMHGEHWLNGQMVLEYDLGTPRMDSLLAASKYAPIENFGAKRTGHIVLQDHSDDVWYRNLKVRRL
- a CDS encoding sugar phosphate isomerase/epimerase, with protein sequence MEARNSNRRQFLKTGFVATAALGVGVQAPAIIPAPQSVSGAQKSAIKLGVASYSLRKFNRKEAIEMSLALDAKYINIKSVHLRHKDSPAALKAGRKEIEAAGLTIVGGGTITMHKDTDKDVRANFEYARLCGMPLMVVAPKPEVLPRIEKFVKEYDIMVAVHNHGPEDKYFPAPRDVLAIIKDMDPRVGCCVDVGHTARTGVDVVEAIADAGDRVLDMHMKDLSDMMDRDSQVAIGAGKMPVAAIFKQLAAMNYQGYVNLEYEIFADDPLPGMQQSFAYMRGVRDGLGL
- a CDS encoding Gfo/Idh/MocA family oxidoreductase, with amino-acid sequence MANSTSRREFLRIAAASSVATGVAPNILTSKTHLLSRAHQQKQYAANDMIRLATIGFGGMGHGDTRTALQVGGVEFVAAADCYDGRLKHAKEVYGDQLFTTRDYREILARPDIDAVIIATPDHWHSRITIEALKAGKAVYCEKPMVQKIEEGAGILQAEKETGNLLIVGSQRVSSLLYEKARDLYRSGAIGELNMVEAVLNRNSALGAWQYTIPPDASPETCDWDTFVGHAQQRPFDATRFFRWRNYQDYGTGIPGDLFVHLFSGIHLVLDSNGPERVMSTGGLRYWVDGRDVPDIMLGMYDYPKTDTHPAFNMSLQVNFADGAGGGTQFRFIGSEGVITINSNNVMLTKLAPRSEPGYSVGTFEESIQKQAIEKYRQQYPEPVRPSLRGYTEEVYRAPGGYNDRYDHFNNFFTAMREKGTVVEDGAFGLRAAAPALLTNMSYESRQIVMWDPDAMELKTRI
- a CDS encoding Gfo/Idh/MocA family oxidoreductase → MHSKAGRATNEKNAAIQGETRRTFVKKMAAGSAAFAAGVPVAAAPLQTAKSYSRIAGANNRVQVGFLGTGRMSRNHLRNLLSDHPGRADVVAFCDVYQKNLDFAKQQVPDAATFHKHEDLLALPGVDAVVVGSPDHWHALHAIHACEAGKDVYVEKPISISVGEGRKMVAATKAHNRIVQVGTQQRSNEVFIAAKDLIQGGKIGDVTFVRTWNYGNNYPNGIGNPADAAPFEGLDWDRWLGPAPLVPFNENRFGAIQDEAYTYKRFSSFRWFWDYAGGMMTDWGVHLLDIVLWVMRQQYPNTVTASGGKYLLEDNRETPDTLQATFQFDKFTCTYENRTTNGRRLEDMGYGIAFHGSKGTLVVNRSELFVYPEGDGRPTRRQNRTGGSHSRHIGNFLECVVSRATPTCDIETGHRSTSIAILGNLAYRTGQQVNWDGEQERISGNDVADRMLQPAYREPWSI
- a CDS encoding PmoA family protein — encoded protein: MQDERSDRPDAIQIVHRAEKKRVDVYIDGAHFTSYLFSEAGSDLKKPILYPLNTANGNNVARGWPFERKAGERVDHPHHAGHWFNYGDVNGFDFWNHSTNTPGDRLDKMGSIVHQSVDAIKNGNDVGTLTVTAHWLGPDGAALLHEQTTFVFTKAADRRIMDRTTTLTALDEPVVFSDNKEGMVAVRVTRALEHPSNEALLLTDEDGQPRAEKVRDNTGVSGEYLNEAGVRGTAIWGERSPWALLSGKLDDEHVTITIIDHPQNPGYPTYWHARGYGLFAANPLGQRIFSKGKEMLNHSLEPGASTTFRYRIAFLSDSADPQKAVKTLAADFAAKTLE